A single genomic interval of Zingiber officinale cultivar Zhangliang chromosome 4A, Zo_v1.1, whole genome shotgun sequence harbors:
- the LOC121969798 gene encoding uncharacterized protein LOC121969798 produces the protein MEPALKPSSVRNLLQRALLFIVSVFLLRFVYVITVYGGSCTASDYCLLSSQAEPLAVAGNARGSAASVSVVSAHVGLGSSATSALWTSREWRKVVEFYSAMLQDLVVEGFLSPAFKCLCVGSPSGYEVLALKEIGVSDAVGVARKRAPPLVVAGGDPLRLPFKNATFDFILVGQSLDHSKQPVDIAAEIERTLRPHGFLAVLTASAADAYSLQSLSQLFPGFINVRAREINYSDSPISLREVVFRKQEGANIVSSKSNSHTECPIHENKLQILQSAEPIIQDEPLKPWITLKRNIHNVKYLPSIADISFKQRYIYVDVGSRSYGSSIGSWFRKQYPKQNHTFMIYAIEADKAFHKEYATKKGVTLLPFAAWVRNETLTFEINNDPSKHDVEKGRGMGRIRPIGGSGSHVSTGSVSAIQGFDFAAWLKRTVTERDYAVMKMDVEGTEFDLIPRLFETESICLIDELFLECHYNRWQKCCPGQRSPKYKNTYGECLKLFTSLRNSGVLVHQWW, from the coding sequence ATGGAGCCGGCGTTAAAGCCGAGCTCGGTGCGCAACCTCCTTCAACGTGCGCTCCTCTTCATCGTTTCTGTTTTTCTCCTACGGTTCGTGTACGTCATCACTGTCTATGGGGGCTCCTGCACCGCAAGCGATTACTGCCTCTTGTCATCGCAGGCAGAGCCGCTCGCTGTCGCGGGAAACGCCAGAGGATCCGCGGCCTCGGTTTCCGTCGTTTCTGCCCATGTCGGTCTGGGGTCGTCCGCGACCTCAGCCCTCTGGACTAGCCGAGAGTGGCGGAAGGTCGTCGAATTCTATTCTGCCATGCTCCAGGACCTTGTGGTTGAAGGCTTCCTCTCCCCTGCCTTTAAGTGCTTGTGCGTCGGTAGCCCTTCGGGATATGAAGTGCTCGCGCTCAAGGAGATCGGAGTTTCTGACGCGGTAGGCGTCGCTAGGAAGAGAGCGCCGCCGTTGGTGGTTGCTGGAGGCGATCCTCTACGACTTCCATTCAAAAACGCCACCTTTGACTTTATTTTGGTGGGGCAAAGCCTGGATCACAGCAAACAACCGGTGGATATTGCGGCCGAGATCGAAAGGACGCTGAGGCCCCATGGGTTCCTTGCAGTGCTAACTGCCTCCGCGGCAGATGCCTATAGTCTGCAGTCCCTCTCACAACTTTTCCCTGGCTTCATAAATGTTCGAGCAAGGGAGATCAACTATTCAGATTCTCCAATTTCTCTCCGGGAGGTAGTTTTCCGTAAGCAAGAAGGTGCAAACATTGTTAGTTCAAAGAGTAATTCTCATACTGAATGCCCAATCCATGAGAACAAGCTCCAGATTCTTCAGTCAGCAGAGCCTATAATTCAGGATGAGCCACTGAAGCCATGGATCACCCTCAAGCGGAACATTCATAATGTGAAGTATTTGCCATCAATTGCTGATATAAGCTTCAAGCAAAGGTATATTTATGTCGATGTAGGTTCTCGGAGCTATGGCTCAAGCATCGGAAGCTGGTTCAGGAAACAATACCCCAAGCAGAATCACACTTTCATGATTTATGCAATTGAAGCCGATAAAGCATTTCACAAAGAGTATGCCACTAAGAAAGGTGTGACCTTGCTACCCTTTGCAGCATGGGTACGCAATGAAACTTTAACCTTTGAGATTAATAATGATCCAAGTAAACATGATGTCGAGAAAGGACGAGGAATGGGCCGTATCAGGCCTATCGGGGGCTCTGGTAGTCATGTTTCTACAGGTTCAGTGAGTGCAATTCAAGGGTTTGATTTTGCTGCGTGGCTGAAGAGGACAGTAACTGAGAGGGACTATGCTGTGATGAAGATGGATGTTGAAGGGACTGAGTTTGATCTGATACCGAGGCTGTTTGAGACTGAGAGTATCTGCCTGATTGACGAGCTCTTTCTTGAGTGCCACTACAATAGATGGCAGAAGTGCTGCCCTGGACAAAGGAGCCCAAAGTACAAAAACACATATGGGGAATGCTTGAAGCTGTTCACTTCTCTAAGGAATAGCGGAGTCCTTGTTCACCAATGGTGGTAA